The proteins below come from a single Streptococcus canis genomic window:
- a CDS encoding MFS transporter, producing the protein MSVPKSLIEKISLLSLSLMMISPFAVSPALPQMIAYYKEQGYQAQAVEVLFSLSSFAILSVLLVMPLLNRILSEQARVILGLLLLAGGGSLPVLNQAYPLLVASRILLGLGIGLINARAINIISERFTGKERMTMLGYRGSSEVLGSAFFTVLAGYLLPFGWSRAYLIYAFGFVILALYLLFVPPVVPTQGMTPTGHKHQGLSHKQLWQILGKALYAGFVILVNTSNTLRIPQVIDQSKMGSPTQASFILSLMMLMGILAGISFGPLLILLKDRLLAWVTFVLGLGMLVLWQGDNLFLVAIGALSTGFVYSIGVTYVFHVLSEKIPSHQLTSATTLVLLGCNLGGGGAALVLQILAHFHSDLRVAYLMFAAASLTLAACLAAYTWLGKKRNKTSDLSNFENKE; encoded by the coding sequence ATGTCAGTTCCTAAATCCCTTATTGAAAAAATCAGTCTTCTGAGTTTATCTTTGATGATGATTTCCCCATTTGCAGTGTCGCCAGCCCTGCCACAAATGATTGCTTATTATAAAGAACAAGGTTATCAGGCGCAGGCTGTTGAGGTTCTATTTTCCTTATCTTCTTTTGCTATTTTAAGTGTTCTTCTTGTCATGCCTTTACTGAATCGTATCTTGTCCGAACAAGCAAGGGTTATCCTAGGACTCTTGTTATTAGCAGGAGGCGGCAGTCTTCCAGTTCTGAATCAGGCTTACCCCTTATTAGTTGCCTCACGGATTTTATTGGGATTGGGGATTGGTTTGATTAATGCGCGAGCAATTAATATCATCAGTGAACGCTTTACGGGTAAAGAGAGAATGACTATGCTTGGTTACCGAGGTTCGTCAGAAGTTCTTGGCTCTGCTTTCTTCACGGTTTTAGCAGGCTATTTGCTCCCATTTGGTTGGTCGCGGGCTTATTTGATTTATGCCTTTGGCTTTGTTATCCTTGCTCTCTATCTTCTCTTTGTCCCTCCTGTGGTTCCTACTCAGGGCATGACACCAACTGGTCACAAACATCAAGGCTTATCACACAAGCAATTGTGGCAGATACTTGGCAAGGCGCTTTATGCTGGTTTTGTCATTTTAGTTAATACGTCAAATACCTTGCGTATTCCGCAGGTCATTGACCAAAGTAAGATGGGAAGTCCTACACAAGCTAGTTTTATTTTAAGCTTGATGATGCTTATGGGAATTTTGGCGGGGATTAGTTTTGGGCCTCTGCTCATCTTGTTGAAAGATCGATTACTGGCTTGGGTTACTTTTGTTTTGGGGTTAGGCATGTTAGTTTTATGGCAGGGGGATAATCTCTTTTTAGTAGCAATTGGTGCCCTATCAACTGGTTTTGTGTATAGTATCGGAGTGACCTATGTTTTTCATGTCCTCTCAGAAAAAATACCTAGCCATCAGTTAACATCAGCTACGACCCTTGTTTTATTAGGGTGCAATTTGGGGGGTGGCGGTGCTGCTTTAGTTTTACAAATTCTAGCTCATTTCCATTCTGATTTAAGAGTAGCCTACTTGATGTTTGCAGCGGCCAGTCTTACTCTGGCAGCTTGCCTTGCAGCTTATACTTGGCTAGGCAAAAAGCGTAACAAGACCAGTGACTTATCCAACTTTGAAAACAAGGAATAA
- the rpsO gene encoding 30S ribosomal protein S15, whose protein sequence is MAISKEKKNEIIAQYARHEGDTGSVEVQVAVLTWEINHLNNHIKEHKKDHATYRGLMKKIGHRRNLLAYLRRTDVNRYRELIQSLGLRR, encoded by the coding sequence ATGGCAATCTCAAAAGAGAAAAAAAATGAAATCATCGCTCAATATGCACGTCATGAAGGCGATACTGGTTCAGTAGAAGTTCAAGTCGCAGTTCTTACATGGGAAATCAACCACTTGAACAACCACATCAAAGAACATAAAAAAGACCACGCTACTTACCGTGGATTGATGAAGAAAATCGGTCACCGTCGTAACTTGTTAGCTTACCTACGTCGTACAGATGTTAACCGTTACCGTGAGTTGATCCAATCTCTTGGACTTCGTCGCTAA
- a CDS encoding cyclic nucleotide-binding domain-containing protein translates to MKTISDANLLVHYLKKHHLEDFFPKSSHSQLQLVHYLKGEAICLQDQELKALYYLVQGNIKIVRRLFNGKEHILKTHNGPILIGDIELMTDQKAVTSVIVLDEAYVVQLPLVHKKSLLSDASFLYHIGQGLAQNFYKQNITSTTNITYTVKERLASYIINNQSQQEVHLNLTLLADRFGTSYRHLHRVLNQLILQGMIERTSFKTYRILNQEGLQQLSAND, encoded by the coding sequence ATGAAGACGATTTCAGACGCCAACTTATTGGTACACTACCTTAAAAAGCATCATCTCGAAGACTTTTTTCCCAAAAGTAGCCACTCACAATTACAGCTGGTTCACTACCTTAAAGGGGAGGCCATTTGCTTGCAAGATCAAGAGCTCAAGGCCCTTTATTATCTAGTCCAAGGCAACATTAAAATTGTACGACGCTTGTTTAATGGCAAAGAGCACATTTTAAAAACCCATAATGGCCCTATTCTTATCGGCGATATTGAATTAATGACGGATCAAAAAGCCGTAACGTCGGTGATTGTTCTTGACGAGGCCTATGTTGTGCAGTTGCCACTAGTCCATAAAAAAAGCCTGCTCAGCGATGCAAGCTTTCTCTATCATATTGGGCAGGGCTTGGCTCAAAACTTTTACAAGCAAAATATCACGTCAACCACCAATATTACCTACACCGTTAAAGAGCGTCTGGCCTCCTATATCATTAACAACCAAAGCCAACAAGAAGTTCACTTAAACCTGACCTTACTAGCTGACCGTTTCGGGACCAGTTACCGGCACCTACATCGGGTACTTAACCAGCTTATTCTCCAAGGTATGATTGAACGAACCTCTTTCAAAACCTACCGTATTCTCAATCAAGAAGGCTTGCAGCAATTAAGTGCCAATGATTAA
- a CDS encoding 4a-hydroxytetrahydrobiopterin dehydratase, protein MKGIFLWQKKRLFHVLVIALLPLSMGVSALTYGFSGGVTGHLWSGEVWARWTSKNDPKINNNVVVYASGSHVTKAYANRWASAYTSTGRKPSGNRAYWEYY, encoded by the coding sequence TTGAAAGGAATTTTTTTATGGCAAAAAAAAAGACTGTTTCATGTTTTAGTTATTGCTTTGCTACCACTTAGCATGGGAGTATCTGCTTTAACATATGGATTTTCTGGTGGAGTAACAGGGCATCTTTGGTCTGGTGAGGTTTGGGCACGTTGGACAAGCAAAAATGATCCTAAGATTAATAATAATGTTGTCGTATATGCTTCTGGAAGCCACGTTACAAAGGCATATGCTAACAGATGGGCGAGTGCATACACTTCTACAGGAAGGAAACCTTCTGGCAATCGAGCTTATTGGGAATATTACTAA
- a CDS encoding PTS ascorbate transporter subunit IIC yields the protein MEALLSFIRDILKEPAFLMGLIAFAGLVALKTPAHKVLTGTLGPILGYLMLSAGAGVIVANLDPLAKLIEHGFSITGVVPNNEAVTSVAQKILGVETMSILVVGLLLNLTFARFTRFKYIFLTGHHSFFMACLLSAVLGAVGFKGTLLIILGGFLLGAWSAISPAIGQKYTLKVTDGDEIAMGHFGSLGYYLSAWVGSKVGKGSKDTEDLQISEKWSFLRNTTISTGLIMVIFYLVATVASVLRDASVAEQLAAGQNPFIFAIKSGLTFAVGVAIVYAGVRMILADLIPAFQGIANKLIPNAIPAVDCAVFFPYAPTAVIIGFAASFVGGLLGMLILGVAGGVLIIPGMVPHFFCGATAGIFGNSTGGRRGAMIGAFANGLLLAFLPAMLLPVLGKLGFSNTTFGDVDFGVLGILLGRLGTSIGEVGIYLVVAVLAVVLVLPSFLSKSQEAINNISEEA from the coding sequence ATGGAAGCACTATTATCATTTATTCGTGACATTTTAAAAGAGCCTGCATTTTTAATGGGGTTGATTGCCTTTGCAGGTTTAGTCGCTTTGAAAACACCTGCTCATAAGGTGTTGACAGGGACCTTAGGACCAATTTTAGGTTACCTCATGCTCTCCGCAGGGGCAGGTGTCATCGTTGCCAATTTGGATCCACTTGCCAAACTCATTGAGCACGGTTTTAGCATCACTGGCGTAGTGCCAAATAACGAAGCGGTTACCTCTGTTGCTCAAAAAATTTTGGGTGTGGAAACCATGTCTATCTTGGTGGTTGGTCTATTGCTCAATTTGACCTTTGCTCGATTTACCCGCTTCAAATACATTTTCTTAACAGGACATCATAGTTTCTTTATGGCTTGTCTTTTGTCTGCCGTGCTTGGAGCAGTTGGTTTTAAAGGGACTCTTTTGATTATCTTAGGTGGGTTCCTCTTGGGGGCTTGGTCAGCTATTTCACCAGCTATTGGTCAAAAATACACCTTGAAAGTGACTGATGGCGATGAGATTGCTATGGGGCACTTTGGTAGCCTAGGTTATTACCTTTCTGCCTGGGTTGGTAGCAAGGTTGGTAAAGGCAGTAAGGATACGGAAGACCTTCAGATTTCTGAAAAATGGAGTTTCTTGCGTAACACGACCATTTCAACAGGACTTATTATGGTTATTTTCTATTTAGTTGCCACAGTGGCTTCTGTTTTGAGAGATGCTTCAGTAGCAGAACAATTAGCAGCAGGACAAAATCCATTTATCTTTGCGATTAAGAGTGGGCTTACTTTCGCTGTTGGTGTTGCAATTGTCTATGCTGGTGTTCGCATGATTTTGGCTGACTTGATTCCAGCCTTCCAAGGCATTGCTAACAAATTAATTCCAAATGCTATTCCAGCCGTGGACTGCGCGGTCTTCTTTCCTTATGCACCAACCGCTGTTATCATCGGTTTTGCCGCAAGTTTCGTTGGTGGCTTACTTGGGATGTTGATTTTAGGGGTTGCGGGCGGTGTCCTGATTATCCCAGGTATGGTACCTCATTTCTTCTGTGGTGCGACAGCAGGGATTTTTGGAAATTCAACAGGCGGTCGCCGCGGTGCGATGATTGGTGCCTTTGCAAATGGCTTATTACTTGCCTTCTTGCCAGCTATGCTTCTACCAGTGCTTGGTAAACTTGGCTTTTCAAATACCACCTTTGGAGATGTGGACTTTGGGGTTTTAGGAATTTTGCTAGGCCGCCTTGGAACGTCTATTGGTGAAGTCGGTATTTACTTGGTGGTTGCGGTGCTAGCTGTTGTTCTTGTCCTACCAAGTTTTCTTTCAAAATCTCAAGAAGCCATTAATAATATTTCAGAAGAAGCCTAA
- a CDS encoding transaldolase, with translation MTKKLNIKVFSDGAVLETMLKDLQTGLVTGFTTNPSLMKKAGITSYIGFAKEVLAKITDYPVSFEVFADDLASMEKEAEKIASLGDNVYVKIPVTTSTGESTCPLIQKLSAQGIKLNVTAIFTIEQTQAVVNHLTTGVPAIVSVFAGRIADTGVDPMPIMEEALHICRQKEGVELLWASPRETYNIYQADQLGVDIITCTSDLIAKLPLQGKDLEDYSLETVQMFLKDSTSLGFKILEDDTY, from the coding sequence ATGACAAAAAAACTAAACATTAAAGTCTTTTCAGACGGTGCAGTCTTAGAGACCATGTTAAAGGATTTGCAAACAGGTTTGGTCACAGGCTTTACAACCAATCCAAGTTTGATGAAAAAAGCAGGCATCACTTCTTATATTGGCTTTGCCAAAGAAGTGCTTGCCAAGATTACAGACTACCCAGTCTCCTTTGAAGTCTTTGCAGATGACCTCGCAAGCATGGAAAAGGAAGCTGAGAAAATTGCTAGTCTAGGTGACAACGTCTACGTGAAAATTCCAGTGACTACTTCAACAGGGGAATCAACCTGTCCCCTCATTCAAAAGTTGTCAGCCCAAGGCATCAAGTTAAATGTCACAGCCATTTTTACAATTGAGCAAACCCAAGCTGTGGTTAATCATTTAACCACAGGAGTACCAGCTATTGTGTCTGTTTTTGCTGGCCGTATTGCAGATACTGGTGTGGACCCAATGCCAATCATGGAAGAAGCCTTGCACATTTGTCGTCAAAAAGAAGGGGTCGAATTGTTGTGGGCTAGTCCACGGGAAACTTATAATATCTATCAAGCTGATCAGCTGGGTGTTGACATTATCACCTGTACCAGTGACTTGATTGCCAAGTTGCCTCTTCAAGGAAAAGATTTAGAAGACTATTCCCTTGAAACGGTCCAAATGTTTCTGAAAGATAGTACCAGTCTTGGTTTTAAAATTTTAGAAGACGACACTTATTAA
- a CDS encoding SseB family protein — translation MTKLNELDVRLRAFINAPDNFLDSVALVNAFHNFPVWAAKDPYVIEIEGVKVTPVFTDKEDMALFKEEQKSAQSHYWLERSALAVLEEVITAGAAGLVFNLKKKGDFGNSTIFKSSDMIQFMNNYTTILNTLMSDENVTADIMDKVYLVPAFVYPKDDSHYDRLFPTMSTPEGKSYVPAFSNLQSFAKWYNQDDFGGLFRKAEGVILTWTINDIYQPRNGENELDETFGVAINPFDDQQILVDWSELDKS, via the coding sequence ATGACTAAACTCAATGAATTAGATGTTCGTTTAAGGGCTTTTATCAATGCGCCCGATAATTTTTTGGATAGCGTTGCTCTTGTTAACGCTTTCCACAATTTTCCTGTCTGGGCGGCTAAAGACCCCTATGTGATAGAAATTGAAGGGGTTAAAGTGACTCCTGTTTTTACCGACAAGGAAGATATGGCTCTCTTCAAGGAAGAACAAAAGAGTGCCCAAAGCCATTATTGGTTGGAGCGTTCAGCCCTTGCGGTGCTAGAAGAAGTTATTACAGCTGGCGCAGCAGGTCTTGTCTTTAACCTCAAGAAAAAGGGTGACTTTGGGAATTCTACTATTTTCAAAAGTAGTGACATGATTCAGTTTATGAATAACTATACCACTATTTTAAACACTCTTATGAGTGATGAGAATGTGACAGCTGACATCATGGACAAGGTTTACCTTGTTCCAGCCTTCGTTTACCCTAAAGACGATAGCCATTATGACCGCCTTTTCCCAACTATGTCAACGCCTGAAGGCAAGAGTTACGTTCCGGCATTTTCAAATCTTCAAAGTTTTGCGAAATGGTACAACCAAGATGATTTTGGTGGACTTTTCAGAAAAGCTGAAGGTGTGATTCTCACTTGGACAATTAATGATATTTATCAACCAAGAAATGGTGAGAACGAGCTTGATGAAACGTTCGGTGTCGCCATCAATCCTTTTGATGACCAACAAATTCTTGTTGACTGGTCAGAATTAGATAAGTCGTAG
- the pnp gene encoding polyribonucleotide nucleotidyltransferase: MSKQTFTTTFAGKPLVVEVGQVAKQANGATVVRYGESTVLTAAVMSKKMATGDFFPLQVNYEEKMYAAGKFPGGFMKREGRPSTDATLTARLIDRPIRPMFAEGFRNEVQVINTVLSYDENASAPMAAMFGSSLALSISDIPFNGPIAGVQVGYIDGEFIINPDKEQMEASLLELTVAGSKEAINMVESGARELSEDIMLEALLKGHQAIQELIAFQEQIVAAVGKEKAEVELLQVDADLQADIVAKYNAQLQKAVQVEEKKAREAATEAVKEMVKTEYEERYAEDENLATIMRDVVEILEQMEHAEVRRLITEDKIRPDGRKIDEIRPLDAVVDFLPKVHGSGLFTRGQTQALSVLTLAPMGETQIIDGLAPEYKKRFLHHYNFPQYSVGETGRYGAAGRREIGHGALGERALEQVLPSLEEFPYAIRLVAEVLESNGSSSQASICAGTLALMAGGVPIKAPVAGIAMGLISDGTNYTVLTDIQGLEDHFGDMDFKVAGTREGITALQMDIKIAGITPQILEEALAQAKKARFEILDVIEATIAEPRPELAPTAPKIDTIKIDVDKIKVVIGKGGETIDKIIAETGVKIDIDDEGNVSIYSSDQDAINRTKEIIVGLVREAKVGEIYHAKVVRIEKFGAFVNLFDKTDALVHISEIAWTRTANVSDILEVGEEVDVKVIKIDEKGRVDASMKALIPRPSKPEKKEENHD, from the coding sequence ATGTCAAAACAAACCTTTACAACAACATTTGCAGGAAAACCTCTTGTTGTTGAAGTTGGCCAAGTCGCTAAACAAGCCAACGGTGCAACTGTTGTTCGTTATGGCGAATCAACCGTCCTTACCGCAGCTGTCATGTCAAAAAAAATGGCAACTGGTGACTTCTTCCCTCTTCAAGTCAATTATGAAGAAAAAATGTATGCCGCTGGTAAATTCCCGGGAGGTTTCATGAAGCGTGAAGGACGTCCTTCAACAGATGCGACCCTAACAGCTCGTTTGATTGACCGCCCGATTCGTCCAATGTTTGCCGAAGGCTTCCGTAATGAAGTACAAGTGATTAACACGGTTCTTTCTTATGACGAAAATGCTAGCGCTCCTATGGCAGCGATGTTTGGCTCATCTCTTGCTTTGTCAATCTCAGATATTCCATTTAATGGACCGATTGCAGGTGTTCAAGTTGGCTATATTGATGGCGAGTTCATTATTAACCCAGATAAAGAACAGATGGAAGCGTCGCTCTTAGAATTAACCGTTGCTGGTAGTAAAGAAGCCATCAACATGGTTGAGTCTGGCGCCAGAGAATTATCAGAGGACATCATGCTTGAAGCCCTCTTAAAAGGTCACCAAGCTATTCAAGAATTAATTGCCTTCCAAGAACAAATCGTAGCAGCTGTTGGTAAAGAAAAAGCCGAAGTTGAACTGTTACAGGTTGATGCAGACTTACAAGCGGATATTGTCGCTAAATACAATGCTCAGTTGCAAAAAGCTGTTCAAGTTGAAGAGAAAAAAGCGCGTGAAGCAGCCACAGAAGCTGTTAAAGAAATGGTTAAGACTGAGTACGAAGAGCGCTATGCAGAGGACGAAAACCTAGCAACCATTATGCGTGATGTGGTAGAAATCCTTGAGCAAATGGAACACGCTGAGGTGCGCCGTCTAATCACAGAAGACAAGATTCGTCCTGACGGCCGTAAGATTGACGAAATTCGTCCGCTTGATGCCGTGGTTGATTTCTTGCCAAAAGTCCACGGATCAGGTCTCTTTACACGTGGTCAAACTCAGGCACTATCAGTTTTGACTTTGGCACCAATGGGAGAAACCCAAATCATTGATGGTCTTGCTCCAGAGTACAAAAAACGCTTTTTACACCACTACAATTTCCCACAATATTCAGTTGGTGAAACTGGCCGCTATGGAGCCGCAGGTCGTCGTGAAATTGGACACGGTGCTCTCGGAGAACGCGCCCTCGAACAAGTCTTACCAAGTTTAGAAGAGTTTCCTTATGCCATTCGGTTAGTTGCCGAAGTTTTAGAATCTAACGGTTCTTCATCACAGGCTTCAATTTGTGCCGGTACCCTTGCCCTTATGGCTGGAGGTGTGCCAATCAAGGCTCCTGTGGCGGGGATTGCCATGGGTCTGATTTCCGATGGGACAAATTATACTGTCTTGACTGATATTCAAGGTCTTGAAGACCATTTTGGAGATATGGACTTTAAGGTGGCTGGAACTCGTGAAGGGATTACAGCCCTTCAAATGGATATTAAGATCGCAGGAATAACCCCTCAAATCTTAGAAGAAGCTCTTGCGCAAGCTAAAAAAGCTCGCTTTGAAATTCTTGATGTGATTGAAGCAACTATCGCGGAACCACGTCCAGAATTAGCCCCAACTGCACCAAAAATTGATACCATCAAGATTGATGTGGATAAAATCAAAGTGGTCATTGGTAAAGGTGGTGAAACCATTGATAAGATTATTGCTGAAACGGGTGTCAAGATTGATATTGATGACGAAGGAAATGTTTCTATCTACTCAAGTGACCAAGATGCCATTAACCGCACTAAAGAAATTATTGTAGGCCTTGTTCGCGAAGCCAAAGTGGGTGAAATTTACCATGCCAAAGTTGTTCGTATTGAAAAATTCGGTGCCTTTGTCAACCTCTTTGACAAGACAGATGCCCTAGTACATATTTCAGAGATTGCTTGGACGAGAACAGCCAATGTGTCAGATATTCTTGAAGTAGGTGAAGAAGTTGATGTCAAAGTCATTAAAATTGATGAGAAAGGCCGTGTAGATGCCTCAATGAAAGCTTTGATTCCACGCCCGTCAAAACCAGAGAAAAAAGAAGAAAACCATGACTAA
- a CDS encoding ABC transporter ATP-binding protein, whose protein sequence is MNAIEVKNISKHYPDKVIFSQLTFHVEEGEMVAIIGDSGVGKTTLLNCLGQLEKIDSGQIFIQGSLSNYRHRKYYFKSVFGFLFQNFALIDNESVYENLNFITKDKKQIKKYLEEFGLGKDYLNKKVYQLSGGEQQRVALIRVLLKKPQIVFADEPTASLDDENSQFVMRTLRSLKNKGVTVIVVTHDKGLLPYFDKVIELKSDKGHEITLC, encoded by the coding sequence TTGAATGCAATAGAAGTAAAAAATATCTCTAAACACTATCCAGATAAAGTTATTTTTAGTCAATTAACTTTTCATGTTGAAGAAGGTGAGATGGTTGCTATTATAGGAGACAGTGGTGTCGGAAAAACGACATTGTTGAATTGCTTGGGGCAATTGGAAAAAATTGATTCAGGACAAATTTTTATTCAGGGTTCTCTCAGTAATTATCGTCATAGAAAGTATTATTTTAAATCCGTATTTGGATTTTTATTTCAAAATTTTGCATTAATTGATAATGAATCCGTATATGAAAACTTGAATTTCATCACAAAAGATAAGAAGCAAATAAAAAAATATCTAGAAGAATTTGGACTTGGAAAAGACTATCTAAACAAAAAAGTTTATCAGCTCAGCGGGGGAGAGCAACAACGTGTGGCTTTGATAAGAGTATTGTTGAAGAAGCCACAAATCGTTTTTGCAGATGAGCCAACAGCCTCGCTAGATGACGAAAATAGTCAATTTGTAATGAGGACTCTGCGGAGCCTCAAAAATAAAGGAGTTACAGTAATTGTGGTCACTCACGATAAAGGACTTTTACCTTATTTTGATAAGGTGATAGAGCTGAAGTCTGATAAGGGTCATGAAATAACATTATGTTAA
- a CDS encoding BglG family transcription antiterminator, with translation MLSHELIRKYQLFSKYKGHSLEAFESILKVSKRHILSDIAKINDSLAVYQLPLIVLDRQLVYPPNLTEQELLDCMLPTLDDYLFQNERPDMLIIYLMMAQEFISINHLESLLRLSRNSVIADLNLVRERVQAFQVTLTYNRQEGYFFEGEPLALRRLLESTVSSLLQLTSGPWVFSYLLHELGLPNQTKVMANSLEELSRENRLSFISEKLRDLIYFFCLLACQPFSHEVRNETVDAFLLSSPAVETMVDQLLAAFPNLAKEKDVVMSRLLGCVQGDLERVFQQPIYDIMEEIINSVTVNTGLSITDTPELRQNLYSHLLPAYYRLYYGIDLINPLKDQIKQDYESLFYLVKRSLSPLEKRLGKVINEDEVAYFTIHFGRWLQAPKKRKSNQLVALSVCPNGISSSLMLEATLKELFPQLQFITVHQLDNIKLLDPDSFDLIFSTVAFDCAKPVYVTQALMGSVEQMMLKKMVCDDFHLPLTEQFALDELVTIINKYATITNKEGLVSDLSRYLIGNHLTIEKGGLGLLDLLTKDFIRQADAVSDWQEAIRLAAQPLLEHQMIETSYIAGMIDSVNELGAYIVLAPKVAVPHAAPEKGARQLGVSLLQLKEPVSFDLKQEGDPDKQVQLIFVLAAVDSSSHLKALQELSLVLDDDEYIDQLIQAEDSDSMLDLISHIIEKGD, from the coding sequence ATGCTATCTCATGAGCTTATCAGAAAATATCAACTCTTTTCTAAATACAAAGGGCATTCACTAGAGGCATTTGAATCCATTTTAAAGGTAAGCAAACGTCATATTTTGTCGGATATTGCTAAAATCAATGACAGTTTAGCGGTCTATCAGCTTCCTCTTATTGTTCTGGACAGGCAGCTGGTTTACCCACCCAACCTCACTGAGCAGGAGTTATTAGATTGCATGTTGCCGACCTTGGATGACTATCTTTTTCAAAATGAACGTCCTGATATGCTGATTATTTATCTCATGATGGCACAAGAATTTATTTCGATCAATCATCTGGAAAGCTTGTTACGGCTAAGTAGAAATTCAGTCATTGCCGATTTAAACCTAGTGCGTGAGCGGGTGCAAGCCTTTCAGGTAACCTTAACTTACAATCGGCAGGAGGGCTATTTTTTTGAAGGAGAACCGTTAGCCCTGCGGCGTCTCTTAGAATCGACGGTTAGTTCTCTTTTGCAATTAACATCAGGACCTTGGGTATTCAGCTATTTATTACATGAGCTTGGTTTGCCCAATCAGACGAAGGTGATGGCAAATAGTCTGGAGGAGCTGAGCAGGGAGAATCGACTCAGTTTCATTTCAGAAAAGTTAAGGGATTTAATTTATTTTTTCTGCCTGTTAGCCTGTCAACCATTTTCCCATGAGGTAAGGAATGAAACAGTGGATGCTTTTCTGTTAAGTTCGCCAGCTGTTGAAACCATGGTTGATCAGTTATTGGCTGCTTTTCCGAATCTGGCAAAGGAAAAAGATGTGGTCATGTCTCGGCTGCTAGGGTGTGTCCAAGGAGATTTAGAACGAGTCTTTCAGCAACCTATTTACGACATTATGGAGGAGATCATCAATTCGGTGACAGTTAATACGGGGTTGTCCATCACTGATACACCCGAACTTCGTCAGAACTTATACAGTCATCTTTTGCCAGCTTATTACCGTCTTTATTATGGTATTGACTTGATCAATCCGTTAAAAGACCAAATCAAACAAGATTACGAATCCCTCTTTTACTTGGTCAAGCGCAGCCTTTCTCCGCTAGAAAAACGGTTGGGAAAAGTTATCAATGAAGATGAGGTTGCTTATTTTACCATTCATTTTGGGAGATGGTTGCAGGCTCCGAAGAAAAGGAAAAGCAATCAGCTGGTAGCTTTGTCTGTTTGCCCTAATGGCATTAGTTCGTCCTTGATGTTGGAGGCAACATTGAAAGAGCTCTTTCCACAATTACAATTTATTACCGTTCATCAGTTGGATAATATCAAGCTGCTGGATCCAGACTCATTTGACTTGATTTTTTCAACAGTAGCCTTTGATTGTGCCAAACCTGTGTATGTGACGCAGGCTCTGATGGGGTCTGTGGAACAGATGATGTTGAAAAAAATGGTCTGTGACGACTTTCATCTTCCTCTGACAGAGCAGTTTGCCTTGGATGAACTGGTGACTATTATTAACAAATATGCCACCATCACTAATAAAGAAGGACTTGTTAGTGACTTGTCACGTTACTTGATTGGTAACCATTTAACGATTGAAAAAGGAGGTCTAGGACTATTGGACTTGTTAACAAAAGATTTTATTAGGCAGGCTGATGCTGTTTCGGATTGGCAAGAAGCCATTCGTTTGGCTGCCCAGCCTTTATTAGAACACCAGATGATTGAAACATCTTATATTGCTGGTATGATTGACTCGGTCAATGAGCTTGGGGCTTATATTGTTTTGGCTCCCAAGGTAGCCGTTCCGCATGCGGCACCTGAAAAAGGAGCGCGACAGTTAGGCGTGTCTCTCTTACAACTGAAAGAACCTGTCAGCTTTGACTTGAAGCAAGAAGGCGATCCAGATAAGCAGGTGCAGTTGATTTTTGTTTTGGCTGCTGTGGATTCTAGTTCACATTTGAAAGCTTTGCAGGAACTCTCATTGGTTTTAGATGATGATGAGTATATTGACCAACTCATTCAGGCTGAAGATTCTGATAGCATGCTGGATCTTATTAGTCATATTATTGAAAAAGGAGATTAA
- a CDS encoding PTS sugar transporter subunit IIB, with protein sequence MIKIVTVCGNGIGSSLLLRMKVEAIASSLGIDVDAESCDSNAAVGKGADLFVTVKEFKDIFPEDAKVCIVKSYTNRKKIEEDLVPVLKEMSGKE encoded by the coding sequence ATGATTAAAATTGTAACGGTTTGTGGAAATGGTATTGGTAGTAGCTTGTTGCTTCGCATGAAAGTCGAAGCTATTGCATCTAGTCTAGGCATTGATGTGGATGCGGAATCCTGTGATTCCAATGCGGCTGTTGGAAAGGGTGCAGATTTATTTGTCACCGTCAAAGAATTTAAAGATATTTTTCCAGAGGATGCCAAAGTTTGTATCGTTAAAAGCTATACTAATCGTAAAAAAATTGAAGAAGATTTGGTTCCAGTTCTCAAAGAAATGAGTGGCAAGGAATAA